GGTTCATCGCCGGGTGGATGGCGATGCTGGACTACCTGCTCATCCCGGCCGTCGCCTACCTCTTCTCCGGGATCGCGATGAACGCGCTGGTCCCGGAGGTGTCGCGGTGGGTGTGGACGGCGCTGGCCGTCGTGGTGACCACCCTGCTCAACCTCTGGGGGGTGCGGGCGGCGGCGCGGGTGGGTTTCGCGGTGCTGGCCATGGAGATCGCGGTGCTGCTGGTGTTCGTGGTGTCGGCGGTGGTGGTGCTCGTACGGGACGGCGCGCAGCGCGGCTGGCTGACCCCGCTGACCGGGGACGCCGGGTTCTCGCTGACGGCGGTGCTGGGGGCGGTGTCGGTCGCGGTGCTGTCGTATCTGGGATTCGACGCGATCGCCTCGTTCGCCGAGGAGGTGACGGGCGGCTCGGCGAAGGTGGCGCGGGCGGTGCTCTTCTGCCTGGTGCTCGCGGGGACGCTGTTCGTGGTGCAGTCGTATCTGGCGGCGCTGCTGGAGCCGGTGTCCTCGGCGGAACTGGCGGCGGACCCGGGGAAGCAGGGCTCGGCGTTCTACGACGCGGTGGACTCCTCGGTCGGGACGTGGCTGCACGACCTGGTGGCCGTCAGCAAGGCGATCGGCGCGGCCTTCGCGGCGCTGGCCGGGCAGGCGGCCGCGGGGCGGCTGGTCTTCGCGATGGCGCGGGAGGGGCGGCTCCCCTCGGTGCTGTCCCGGGTGGACGCGAAGTCCGGGGTGCCGAGGCTCGCGATCCTGGGCGCGGCGGTCGTGACGCTGGTGGCGGCGGTGTGGGCGGCCCGGCGCGACGACGGGCTCGACCATCTGGTGTCGGTGGTGGACATCGGGGCGCTCACCGCGTTCGTGCTGCTGCACGCGTCGGTGGTGGGCTGGTTCGCCGTACGCCGTATGGAGGGGCGGCCGAGCTGGTGGCGGCACGTCCTGGTGCCGGTGGTGGGGGCGGTGGTGCTGATCGCGGTGATCTGGGAGGCGACGACCAGCGCCCAGGTGGTGGGTGTGTGCTGGCTGGGTGTGGGGCTGGTGGTGCTGGCGCTGCAGTGGGGGCGGCGGTCGGCCTGAAGGGCCCCTCAGCCGCCCCGCTCCCGGGCCGTCCCGCCCCCGACCCTCCCGCTTTCCCGGCCGCCCCGCTCCCGGGCCGTCCCGTCCCCGGGCCTCCCACTCCCCGGCGGCCCGCCGGTGCCCCGCTTCCGGGTGTTCCGCCTTTGCCGCCTCCGCCGCCGGGGCCGGTCGCGGGCCCGTTGTCCTTGCCGGCCGCTACGCTCGCCCGTATGGCTCTCACCACGTCACCGGAAGCCCCCCTGCCCGTTGGCGACGTGTCGCGCCTGATCGGGGGGTGGATCGACCGGCTCGGCGCGGTCTGGGTCGAGGGGCAGATCACCCAGCTCTCGCGGCGGCCGGGCGCCGGCGTGGTCTTCCTGACCCTGCGGGACCCGTCCCATGACATCTCGGTGAGCGTGACCTGTTTCCGGCAGGTCTTCGACCGGGTCGCCGATGTGGTGACGGAGGGCGCCCGGGTCGTCGTCCTCGCCAAGCCCGAGTGGTACGCCCCGCGGGGGCAGCTGTCCCTGCGGGCCACGGAGATACGGCCGGTCGGCATCGGCGAGCTGCTGGTCCGGCTGGAGCAGCTGAAGAAGGCGCTGGCCGCCGAGGGGCTGTTCGCCCTGGACCGCAAGCGGCCGCTGCCGTTCCTTCCGCAGCTGATCGGGCTGGTCTGCGGCCGGGCCTCCGCCGCCGAACGCGACGTGCTGGAGAACGCCCGCCGCCGCTGGCCCGCGGTGCGTTTCGAGGTACGCAACACCGCCGTGCAGGGGGTGCACGCGGTGGACCAGGTGGTGCGGGCGGTCCGCGAGCTGGACCGGATCCCCGAGGTCGACGTGATCGTCGTGGCGCGCGGCGGCGGCAGCGTGGAGGACCTGCTGCCGTTCTCCGACGAACAGCTGATCCGGGCCGTCGCCGAGTGCCGTACGCCGGTGGTGTCGGCGATCGGCCATGAGCCCGACTCCCCCCTGCTGGACCTGGTCGCCGACCTGCGGGCGTCGACGCCGACGGACGCGGCGAAGAAGGTCGTACCGGACGTGGGCGAGGAGCTGGAGCGCGTCCAGCAGCTCCGGGACCGGTCGCTGCGGACCCTGCGGGGGCTTCTCGACCGGGAGGAGCGGGGGCTGGCGCACGCGCTGGGCAGGCCCTCGATGGAGCGGCCCCAGCGGATGGTGGACGAGCGCGAGGCGGAGGTGGAGGCGCTGGCCGGGCGGGGCCGCCGGGTGCTGGGGCATCTGCTGGACCGGGCCGACTCGGAGCTGGCGCACACCCGGGCCCGGGTGGTCGCGCTGTCGCCCGCGGCGACGCTGGAGCGGGGTTACGCGGTGCTCCAGCGGCCCGACGGGCATGTGGTGCGCTCCCCCGAGGACGCCGGGGCGCCCGGCACCGAGCTGCGGGCGCGGGTGTCGGAGGGCGAGTTCACGGTGCGGGTGGAGGAGTGAGTGGCGGCCGGTTCTGTCGGACCTCGCGCATAGGGTGGATCGTATGACGGACGACGGGACGACGGCGGTGTCCGGAGCGGGCACGCTCGGATACGAGCAGGCGCGGGACGAGCTGATCGAGGTCGTGCGACGCCTGGAGGCAGGCGGCACGACGCTGGAGGAGTCGCTGGCGCTGTGGGAGCGCGGCGAGGAGCTGGCGAAGGTGTGCCGGCACTGGCTGGAGGGCGCCCGCGCCCGTCTGGACGCGGTGCTGGCCGGCCCCCGGGAAGCCTCCGAGGACGACGCCCCCGAGGGGCCCCGCCCGGACTGAGCGCGCGTCCGGGGAGTCCCGGAACGCCGCCGCGGGCGTGTGTGCCGGGTCACCCGGGCCCGATTTAGTTGAACGTTAACCTTTCTCTCGGTTACGGTGGTCCGCAGACCGAACCCGTATCCCTCCGGAAGGCAGTTCCACAGATGTCCCTCGTACTCGACCCCGCCGCCCAGGACCTCCTCTTCCGCGAGGCCCGCACCGCGAACACGTTCACGGACGAGCCGGTGACCGACGAGCAGGTCCAGGCGATCTACGAGCTGGTCAAGTACGGCCCGACCGCCTTCAACCAGTCCCCGCTGCGTGTCGTCCTGGTCCGCACCCCCGAGGGCCGCGAGCGCCTGGTCAAGCACATGGCCGAGGGCAACCGGCCCAAGACCGCCACCGCCCCGCTGGTCGCGCTGCTCGTCGCGGACAACGAGTTCCACGAGGAACTCCCGGCGCTGCTGCCGCACTTCCCGCAGGCCAAGGACGCGTTCTTCTCCGAGCGCCCGGTCCGCGAGCAGTCCGCCGCGCTGAACGCCGCGCTCCAGGCCGCCTACTTCATCATCGGCGTGCGCGCCGCCGGCCTGGCCGCCGGCCCGATGACCGGTTACGACGCCGCGGGCATCGAGAAGGAGTTCCTGGACGGCGACCACAAGCTCCTCATGGCCGTCAACATCGGCAGGCCGGGCGAGGACGCCTGGTTCCCGCGCCTGCCGCGCCTGTCCTACGACGAGGTCGTCACCACCGTCTGATCCGTCCGGGTCCACCGCCGGACCCCGCTACCCTCCGGTTCGCCGGAGGGCAGCCGGAAGCCCCGCGACGCCGAGCGTCGCGGGGCTTCCTCATGCGGCGGACGGGGCCCGCGGGCACCCCGGGACGGGACCCGCGGACACCCGGGGCGGGGGCGCGGGCACCCCTGCGGGCGGGGCGCCCGGGCTCAGAACGCGGCGGGGGCGCCGGACGTGGTGACCGCCGGGGCCTCCGCGTCCGGGCTGAGGGCGGCGGCCATCTGCTCCAGCCGCTCCGCCGGGGCGGAACCGGTGACCACCGTGGTGACGCCCTCGGCGTGCAGCACGAGCGCGTCGTACTTCGCGCCCTCCCAGACCTCCCACGACTTCCCGGAGACCTCACGGGTGCGGCCGGTGTCCTCCGCTCCGTGGCTGACCTTGGCCACGTACTTCTTCGCGGGGAGCGTCGACTGCTCCACGGCCACGTACCGGTTGTCCGGGTCGAGGTAGCCGAGGTGCCAGCCGGCGCCCCGGTGCCCCTCGTACGAGACGGAGGTCGGCCGCCAGCCCTCGGCCAGTCCGTCCGGGGCCACCACCGGGTACGGTGCGGCCCGCCGCGCCGTGGTGAGCTCGACCCGGTAGTCGACCGCCTTGATCGGGTCCGCCTTGTCGTCGTGCGGGATGAAGAGGTAGACGACGCCCGCCACTGCGGTGATCACGAGCATCGACAGGATCATGTCCCGGACGGTCTGCTTGCCTCGCTTGCTTGCCACGGGGTCAATGGTGGCACGAGCCCTCGCGCGTCCGACCGGCGGGCATCCGCTCATCCGTGACCCGGTCTGCTCATTTTATCGGTCTACAGATAGAGTCACAGCACCCTCATATCCGGTCGTCGCCGTACAGAAAGGTGCGCTCCGATGTCCGAGCACCATCTGCCGTCCCAGCTCGAGGTCTCCCCGGAGGCCCCTGACCGCAACCTGGCCCTGGAACTCGTCCGCGTGACCGAGGCCGCGGCCATGGCCGCCGGGCGCTGGGTCGGGCGCGGTGACAAGATCGGCGCCGACGGCGCAGCCGTGAAGGCCATGCGCACCCTCGTCTCGACCGTCTCGATGAACGGCGTCGTCGTCATCGGTGAGGGCGAGAAGGACGAGGCCCCCATGCTGTTCAACGGCGAGCGGGTCGGCGACGGCACCGGAGCGGAGGTCGACATCGCCGTCGACCCCATCGACGGCACCACGCTGAACGCCAAGGGCATGCCGAACGCGATCGCCGTGCTGGCCGCGGCCGACCGCGGCGCCATGTTCGACCCTTCGGCCGTCTTCTACATGGACAAGCTGGTCACCGGCCCCGAGGCCGCCGACTTCGTCGACATCAACGCACCGGTCTCGGTCAACATCCGCCGGGTCGCGAAGGCCAAGAACTCGGCTCCGGAGGACGTCACCGTCGTCGTCCTGGACCGTCCCCGGCACGACGGCATCGTCAAGGAGATCCGGGAAACCGGCGCCCGCATCAAGTTCATCTCGGACGGCGACGTCGCCGGTTCGATCATGGCGGCCCGTGAGGGCACCGGCGTCGATCTGCTCATGGGCATCGGCGGCACCCCCGAGGGGATCATCTCGGCGTGCGCCATAAAGTGCCTCGGCGGTGTCATCCAGGGCAAGCTCTGGCCGAAGGACGAGGCCGAGCGCCGGCGCGCCCTGGACGCGGGCCACGACCTGGACCGGGTGCTCTCCACCGATGACCTCGTCAGCGGGGACAACGTGTTCTTCGTGGCCACCGGCATCACCGACGGCGAGCTGCTGCGCGGGGTGCGCTACCGCTCGGAGACCGCCACCACCGACTCCCTGGTGATGCGCTCCAAGTCGGGCACGATCCGCCGGATCGACTCCACCCACCGGCTGTCGAAGCTGCGCGCCTACAGCGCGATCGACTTCGACCGGGCGAAGTAGGACCGGCAGCCAGGACGGGGCCTGCCGGCAGGACGGAGCCGGCCGCCGCGCCGGACGCCTGTGCGGGGCGGTCCGGGCGTGGCCGGCCGGGAGGAGAGGAAGGGCCGCCGGTGGTGTGCGGGTGCGGACGGGTCCCCGCCCGCACCCCCGCGGTCAGCCGGCCGCGGCGACGTGTCCGGCCGGGGCCGCCGTCTTGAGTTCGATGTCGCGCCTGCGGCGCCGGGTGAGG
This DNA window, taken from Streptomyces nitrosporeus, encodes the following:
- a CDS encoding exodeoxyribonuclease VII small subunit translates to MTDDGTTAVSGAGTLGYEQARDELIEVVRRLEAGGTTLEESLALWERGEELAKVCRHWLEGARARLDAVLAGPREASEDDAPEGPRPD
- the glpX gene encoding class II fructose-bisphosphatase, coding for MSEHHLPSQLEVSPEAPDRNLALELVRVTEAAAMAAGRWVGRGDKIGADGAAVKAMRTLVSTVSMNGVVVIGEGEKDEAPMLFNGERVGDGTGAEVDIAVDPIDGTTLNAKGMPNAIAVLAAADRGAMFDPSAVFYMDKLVTGPEAADFVDINAPVSVNIRRVAKAKNSAPEDVTVVVLDRPRHDGIVKEIRETGARIKFISDGDVAGSIMAAREGTGVDLLMGIGGTPEGIISACAIKCLGGVIQGKLWPKDEAERRRALDAGHDLDRVLSTDDLVSGDNVFFVATGITDGELLRGVRYRSETATTDSLVMRSKSGTIRRIDSTHRLSKLRAYSAIDFDRAK
- a CDS encoding malonic semialdehyde reductase, with amino-acid sequence MSLVLDPAAQDLLFREARTANTFTDEPVTDEQVQAIYELVKYGPTAFNQSPLRVVLVRTPEGRERLVKHMAEGNRPKTATAPLVALLVADNEFHEELPALLPHFPQAKDAFFSERPVREQSAALNAALQAAYFIIGVRAAGLAAGPMTGYDAAGIEKEFLDGDHKLLMAVNIGRPGEDAWFPRLPRLSYDEVVTTV
- the xseA gene encoding exodeoxyribonuclease VII large subunit → MALTTSPEAPLPVGDVSRLIGGWIDRLGAVWVEGQITQLSRRPGAGVVFLTLRDPSHDISVSVTCFRQVFDRVADVVTEGARVVVLAKPEWYAPRGQLSLRATEIRPVGIGELLVRLEQLKKALAAEGLFALDRKRPLPFLPQLIGLVCGRASAAERDVLENARRRWPAVRFEVRNTAVQGVHAVDQVVRAVRELDRIPEVDVIVVARGGGSVEDLLPFSDEQLIRAVAECRTPVVSAIGHEPDSPLLDLVADLRASTPTDAAKKVVPDVGEELERVQQLRDRSLRTLRGLLDREERGLAHALGRPSMERPQRMVDEREAEVEALAGRGRRVLGHLLDRADSELAHTRARVVALSPAATLERGYAVLQRPDGHVVRSPEDAGAPGTELRARVSEGEFTVRVEE
- a CDS encoding APC family permease, which gives rise to MAGGSTDQAGLRRTLGFRDLVVYGLLFIAPMAPVGVFGTLDAKSHGAVALVYLAATVVMAFTAFSYAQMVRVAPLAGSVFAYARKGLGEGPGFIAGWMAMLDYLLIPAVAYLFSGIAMNALVPEVSRWVWTALAVVVTTLLNLWGVRAAARVGFAVLAMEIAVLLVFVVSAVVVLVRDGAQRGWLTPLTGDAGFSLTAVLGAVSVAVLSYLGFDAIASFAEEVTGGSAKVARAVLFCLVLAGTLFVVQSYLAALLEPVSSAELAADPGKQGSAFYDAVDSSVGTWLHDLVAVSKAIGAAFAALAGQAAAGRLVFAMAREGRLPSVLSRVDAKSGVPRLAILGAAVVTLVAAVWAARRDDGLDHLVSVVDIGALTAFVLLHASVVGWFAVRRMEGRPSWWRHVLVPVVGAVVLIAVIWEATTSAQVVGVCWLGVGLVVLALQWGRRSA
- a CDS encoding DUF4245 domain-containing protein, whose product is MASKRGKQTVRDMILSMLVITAVAGVVYLFIPHDDKADPIKAVDYRVELTTARRAAPYPVVAPDGLAEGWRPTSVSYEGHRGAGWHLGYLDPDNRYVAVEQSTLPAKKYVAKVSHGAEDTGRTREVSGKSWEVWEGAKYDALVLHAEGVTTVVTGSAPAERLEQMAAALSPDAEAPAVTTSGAPAAF